Proteins encoded by one window of Homo sapiens chromosome 6 genomic scaffold, GRCh38.p14 alternate locus group ALT_REF_LOCI_6 HSCHR6_MHC_QBL_CTG1:
- the DDR1 gene encoding epithelial discoidin domain-containing receptor 1 isoform X1, which yields MSLPRCCPHPLRPEGSGAMGPEALSSLLLLLLVASGDADMKGHFDPAKCRYALGMQDRTIPDSDISASSSWSDSTAARHSRLESSDGDGAWCPAGSVFPKEEEYLQVDLQRLHLVALVGTQGRHAGGLGKEFSRSYRLRYSRDGRRWMGWKDRWGQEVISGNEDPEGVVLKDLGPPMVARLVRFYPRADRVMSVCLRVELYGCLWRDGLLSYTAPVGQTMYLSEAVYLNDSTYDGHTVGGLQYGGLGQLADGVVGLDDFRKSQELRVWPGYDYVGWSNHSFSSGYVEMEFEFDRLRAFQAMQVHCNNMHTLGARLPGGVECRFRRGPAMAWEGEPMRHNLGGNLGDPRARAVSVPLGGRVARFLQCRFLFAGPWLLFSEISFISDVVNNSSPALGGTFPPAPWWPPGPPPTNFSSLELEPRGQQPVAKAEGSPTAILIGCLVAIILLLLLIIALMLWRLHWRRLLSKAERRVLEEELTVHLSVPGDTILINNRPGPREPPPYQEPRPRGNPPHSAPCVPNGSALLLSNPAYRLLLATYARPPRGPGPPTPAWAKPTNTQAYSGDYMEPEKPGAPLLPPPPQNSVPHYAEADIVTLQGVTGGNTYAVPALPPGAVGDGPPRVDFPRSRLRFKEKLGEGQFGEVHLCEVDSPQDLVSLDFPLNVRKGHPLLVAVKILRPDATKNASFSLFSRNDFLKEVKIMSRLKDPNIIRLLGVCVQDDPLCMITDYMENGDLNQFLSAHQLEDKAAEGAPGDGQAAQGPTISYPMLLHVAAQIASGMRYLATLNFVHRDLATRNCLVGENFTIKIADFGMSRNLYAGDYYRVQGRAVLPIRWMAWECILMGKFTTASDVWAFGVTLWEVLMLCRAQPFGQLTDEQVIENAGEFFRDQGRQVYLSRPPACPQGLYELMLRCWSRESEQRPPFSQLHRFLAEDALNTV from the exons ATGTCACTGCCG AGatgctgcccccacccccttAGGCCCGAGGGATCAGGAGCTATGGGACCAGAGGCCCTGTCATCTTTACTGCTGCTGCTCTTGGTGGCAAGTGGAGATGCTGACATGAAGGGACATTTTGATCCTG CCAAGTGCCGCTATGCCCTGGGCATGCAGGACCGGACCATCCCAGACAGTGACATCTCTGCTTCCAGCTCCTGGTCAGATTCCACTGCCGCCCGCCACAGCAG gttggagagcagtgacGGGGATGGGGCCTGGTGCCCCGCAGGGTCGGTGTTTCCCAAGGAGGAGGAGTACTTGCAGGTGGATCTACAACGACTGCACCTGGTGGCTCTGGTGGGCACCCAGGGACGGCATGCCGGGGGCCTGGGCAAGGAGTTCTCCCGGAGCTACCGGCTGCGTTACTCCCGGGATGGTCGCCGCTGGATGGGCTGGAAGGACCGCTGGGGTCAGGAG GTGATCTCAGGCAATGAGGACCCTGAGGGAGTGGTGCTGAAGGACCTTGGGCCCCCCATGGTTGCCCGACTGGTTCGCTTCTACCCCCGGGCTGACCGGGTCATGAGCGTCTGTCTGCGGGTAGAGCTCTATGGCTGCCTCTGGAGGG ATGGACTCCTGTCTTACACCGCCCCTGTGGGGCAGACAATGTATTTATCTGAGGCCGTGTACCTCAACGACTCCACCTATGACGGACATACCGTGGGCGG ACTGCAGTATGGGGGTCTGGGCCAGCTGGCAGATGGTGTGGTGGGGCTGGATGACTTTAGGAAGAGTCAGGAGCTGCGGGTCTGGCCAGGCTATGACTATGTGGGATGGAGCAACCACAGCTTCTCCAGTGGCTATGTGGAGATGGAGTTTGAGTTTGACCGGCTGAGGGCCTTCCAGGCTATGCAG GTCCACTGTAACAACATGCACACGCTGGGAGCCCGTCTGCCTGGCGGGGTGGAATGTCGCTTCCGGCGTGGCCCTGCCATGGCCTGGGAGGGGGAGCCCATGCGCCACAACCTAGGGGGCAACCTGGGGGACCCCAGAGCCCGGGCTGTCTCAGTGCCCCTTGGCGGCCGTGTGGCTCGCTTTCTGCAGTGCCGCTTCCTCTTTGCGGGGCCCTGGTTACTCTTCAGCGAAATCTCCTTCATCTCTG ATGTGGTGAACAATTCCTCTCCGGCACTGGGAGGCACCTTCCCGCCAGCCCCCTGGTGGCCGCCTGGCCCACCTCCCACCAACTTCAGCAGCTTGG AGCTGGAGCCCAGAGGCCAGCAGCCCGTGGCCAAGGCCGAGGGGAGCCCGACCGCCATCCTCATCGGCTGCCTGGTGGCCATCATCCTGCTCCTGCTGCTCATCATTGCCCTCATGCTCTGGCGGCTGCACTGGCGCAGGCTCCTCAGCAAG GCTGAACGGAGGGTGTTGGAAGAGGAGCTGACGGTTCACCTCTCTGTCCCTGGGGACACTATCCTCATCAACAACCGCCCAGGTCCTAGAGAGCCACCCCCGTACCAGGAGCCCCGGCCTCGTGGGAATCCGCCCCACTCCGCTCCCTGTGTCCCCAATGGCTCTG CGTTGCTGCTCTCCAATCCAGCCTACCGCCTCCTTCTGGCCACTTACGCCCGTCCCCCTCGAGGCCCGGGCCCCCCCACACCCGCCTGGGCCAAACCCACCAACACCCAGG CCTACAGTGGGGACTATATGGAGCCTGAGAAGCCAGGCGCCCCGcttctgcccccacctccccagaACAGCGTCCCCCATTATGCCGAGGCTGACATTGTTACCCTGCAGGGCGTCACCGGGGGCAACACCTATGCTGTGCCTGCACTGCCCCCAGGGGCAGTCGGGGATGGGCCCCCCAGAGTGGATTTCCCTCGATCTCGACTCCGCTTCAAGGAGAAGCTTGGCGAGGGCCAGTTTGGGGAG GTGCACCTGTGTGAGGTCGACAGCCCTCAAGATCTGGTTAGTCTTGATTTCCCCCTTAATGTGCGTAAGGGACACCCTTTGCTGGTAGCTGTCAAGATCTTACGGCCAGATGCCACCAAGAATGCCAG CTTCTCCTTGTTCTCCAGGAATGATTTCCTGAAAGAGGTGAAGATCATGTCGAGGCTCAAGGACCCAAACATCATTCGGCTGCTGGGCGTGTGTGTGCAGGACGACCCCCTCTGCATGATTACTGACTACATGGAGAACGGCGACCTCAACCAGTTCCTCAGTGCCCACCAGCTGGAGGACAAGGCAGCCGAGGGGGCCCCTGGGGACGGGCAGGCTGCGCAGGGGCCCACCATCAG CTACCCAATGCTGCTGCATGTGGCAGCCCAGATCGCCTCCGGCATGCGCTATCTGGCCACACTCAACTTTGTACATCGGGACCTGGCCACGCGGAACTGCCTAGTTGGGGAAAATTTCACCATCAAAATCGCAGACTTTGGCATGAGCCGGAACCTCTATGCTGGGGACTATTACCGTGTGCAGGGCCGGGCAGTGCTGCCCATCCGCTGGATGGCCTGGGAGTGCATCCTCATG GGGAAGTTCACGACTGCGAGTGACGTGTGGGCCTTTGGTGTGACCCTGTGGGAGGTGCTGATGCTCTGTAGGGCCCAGCCCTTTGGGCAGCTCACCGACGAGCAGGTCATCGAGAACGCGGGGGAGTTCTTCCGGGACCAGGGCCGGCAG GTGTACCTGTCCCGGCCGCCTGCCTGCCCGCAGGGCCTATATGAGCTGATGCTTCGGTGCTGGAGCCGGGAGTCTGAGCAGCGACCACCCTTTTCCCAGCTGCATCGGTTCCTGGCAGAGGATGCACTCAACACGGTGTGA
- the DDR1 gene encoding epithelial discoidin domain-containing receptor 1 isoform X2, translated as MSLPRCCPHPLRPEGSGAMGPEALSSLLLLLLVASGDADMKGHFDPAKCRYALGMQDRTIPDSDISASSSWSDSTAARHSRLESSDGDGAWCPAGSVFPKEEEYLQVDLQRLHLVALVGTQGRHAGGLGKEFSRSYRLRYSRDGRRWMGWKDRWGQEVISGNEDPEGVVLKDLGPPMVARLVRFYPRADRVMSVCLRVELYGCLWRDGLLSYTAPVGQTMYLSEAVYLNDSTYDGHTVGGLQYGGLGQLADGVVGLDDFRKSQELRVWPGYDYVGWSNHSFSSGYVEMEFEFDRLRAFQAMQVHCNNMHTLGARLPGGVECRFRRGPAMAWEGEPMRHNLGGNLGDPRARAVSVPLGGRVARFLQCRFLFAGPWLLFSEISFISDVVNNSSPALGGTFPPAPWWPPGPPPTNFSSLELEPRGQQPVAKAEGSPTAILIGCLVAIILLLLLIIALMLWRLHWRRLLSKAERRVLEEELTVHLSVPGDTILINNRPGPREPPPYQEPRPRGNPPHSAPCVPNGSALLLSNPAYRLLLATYARPPRGPGPPTPAWAKPTNTQAYSGDYMEPEKPGAPLLPPPPQNSVPHYAEADIVTLQGVTGGNTYAVPALPPGAVGDGPPRVDFPRSRLRFKEKLGEGQFGEVHLCEVDSPQDLVSLDFPLNVRKGHPLLVAVKILRPDATKNARNDFLKEVKIMSRLKDPNIIRLLGVCVQDDPLCMITDYMENGDLNQFLSAHQLEDKAAEGAPGDGQAAQGPTISYPMLLHVAAQIASGMRYLATLNFVHRDLATRNCLVGENFTIKIADFGMSRNLYAGDYYRVQGRAVLPIRWMAWECILMGKFTTASDVWAFGVTLWEVLMLCRAQPFGQLTDEQVIENAGEFFRDQGRQVYLSRPPACPQGLYELMLRCWSRESEQRPPFSQLHRFLAEDALNTV; from the exons ATGTCACTGCCG AGatgctgcccccacccccttAGGCCCGAGGGATCAGGAGCTATGGGACCAGAGGCCCTGTCATCTTTACTGCTGCTGCTCTTGGTGGCAAGTGGAGATGCTGACATGAAGGGACATTTTGATCCTG CCAAGTGCCGCTATGCCCTGGGCATGCAGGACCGGACCATCCCAGACAGTGACATCTCTGCTTCCAGCTCCTGGTCAGATTCCACTGCCGCCCGCCACAGCAG gttggagagcagtgacGGGGATGGGGCCTGGTGCCCCGCAGGGTCGGTGTTTCCCAAGGAGGAGGAGTACTTGCAGGTGGATCTACAACGACTGCACCTGGTGGCTCTGGTGGGCACCCAGGGACGGCATGCCGGGGGCCTGGGCAAGGAGTTCTCCCGGAGCTACCGGCTGCGTTACTCCCGGGATGGTCGCCGCTGGATGGGCTGGAAGGACCGCTGGGGTCAGGAG GTGATCTCAGGCAATGAGGACCCTGAGGGAGTGGTGCTGAAGGACCTTGGGCCCCCCATGGTTGCCCGACTGGTTCGCTTCTACCCCCGGGCTGACCGGGTCATGAGCGTCTGTCTGCGGGTAGAGCTCTATGGCTGCCTCTGGAGGG ATGGACTCCTGTCTTACACCGCCCCTGTGGGGCAGACAATGTATTTATCTGAGGCCGTGTACCTCAACGACTCCACCTATGACGGACATACCGTGGGCGG ACTGCAGTATGGGGGTCTGGGCCAGCTGGCAGATGGTGTGGTGGGGCTGGATGACTTTAGGAAGAGTCAGGAGCTGCGGGTCTGGCCAGGCTATGACTATGTGGGATGGAGCAACCACAGCTTCTCCAGTGGCTATGTGGAGATGGAGTTTGAGTTTGACCGGCTGAGGGCCTTCCAGGCTATGCAG GTCCACTGTAACAACATGCACACGCTGGGAGCCCGTCTGCCTGGCGGGGTGGAATGTCGCTTCCGGCGTGGCCCTGCCATGGCCTGGGAGGGGGAGCCCATGCGCCACAACCTAGGGGGCAACCTGGGGGACCCCAGAGCCCGGGCTGTCTCAGTGCCCCTTGGCGGCCGTGTGGCTCGCTTTCTGCAGTGCCGCTTCCTCTTTGCGGGGCCCTGGTTACTCTTCAGCGAAATCTCCTTCATCTCTG ATGTGGTGAACAATTCCTCTCCGGCACTGGGAGGCACCTTCCCGCCAGCCCCCTGGTGGCCGCCTGGCCCACCTCCCACCAACTTCAGCAGCTTGG AGCTGGAGCCCAGAGGCCAGCAGCCCGTGGCCAAGGCCGAGGGGAGCCCGACCGCCATCCTCATCGGCTGCCTGGTGGCCATCATCCTGCTCCTGCTGCTCATCATTGCCCTCATGCTCTGGCGGCTGCACTGGCGCAGGCTCCTCAGCAAG GCTGAACGGAGGGTGTTGGAAGAGGAGCTGACGGTTCACCTCTCTGTCCCTGGGGACACTATCCTCATCAACAACCGCCCAGGTCCTAGAGAGCCACCCCCGTACCAGGAGCCCCGGCCTCGTGGGAATCCGCCCCACTCCGCTCCCTGTGTCCCCAATGGCTCTG CGTTGCTGCTCTCCAATCCAGCCTACCGCCTCCTTCTGGCCACTTACGCCCGTCCCCCTCGAGGCCCGGGCCCCCCCACACCCGCCTGGGCCAAACCCACCAACACCCAGG CCTACAGTGGGGACTATATGGAGCCTGAGAAGCCAGGCGCCCCGcttctgcccccacctccccagaACAGCGTCCCCCATTATGCCGAGGCTGACATTGTTACCCTGCAGGGCGTCACCGGGGGCAACACCTATGCTGTGCCTGCACTGCCCCCAGGGGCAGTCGGGGATGGGCCCCCCAGAGTGGATTTCCCTCGATCTCGACTCCGCTTCAAGGAGAAGCTTGGCGAGGGCCAGTTTGGGGAG GTGCACCTGTGTGAGGTCGACAGCCCTCAAGATCTGGTTAGTCTTGATTTCCCCCTTAATGTGCGTAAGGGACACCCTTTGCTGGTAGCTGTCAAGATCTTACGGCCAGATGCCACCAAGAATGCCAG GAATGATTTCCTGAAAGAGGTGAAGATCATGTCGAGGCTCAAGGACCCAAACATCATTCGGCTGCTGGGCGTGTGTGTGCAGGACGACCCCCTCTGCATGATTACTGACTACATGGAGAACGGCGACCTCAACCAGTTCCTCAGTGCCCACCAGCTGGAGGACAAGGCAGCCGAGGGGGCCCCTGGGGACGGGCAGGCTGCGCAGGGGCCCACCATCAG CTACCCAATGCTGCTGCATGTGGCAGCCCAGATCGCCTCCGGCATGCGCTATCTGGCCACACTCAACTTTGTACATCGGGACCTGGCCACGCGGAACTGCCTAGTTGGGGAAAATTTCACCATCAAAATCGCAGACTTTGGCATGAGCCGGAACCTCTATGCTGGGGACTATTACCGTGTGCAGGGCCGGGCAGTGCTGCCCATCCGCTGGATGGCCTGGGAGTGCATCCTCATG GGGAAGTTCACGACTGCGAGTGACGTGTGGGCCTTTGGTGTGACCCTGTGGGAGGTGCTGATGCTCTGTAGGGCCCAGCCCTTTGGGCAGCTCACCGACGAGCAGGTCATCGAGAACGCGGGGGAGTTCTTCCGGGACCAGGGCCGGCAG GTGTACCTGTCCCGGCCGCCTGCCTGCCCGCAGGGCCTATATGAGCTGATGCTTCGGTGCTGGAGCCGGGAGTCTGAGCAGCGACCACCCTTTTCCCAGCTGCATCGGTTCCTGGCAGAGGATGCACTCAACACGGTGTGA
- the DDR1 gene encoding epithelial discoidin domain-containing receptor 1 isoform X4 produces MSLPRCCPHPLRPEGSGAMGPEALSSLLLLLLVASGDADMKGHFDPAKCRYALGMQDRTIPDSDISASSSWSDSTAARHSRLESSDGDGAWCPAGSVFPKEEEYLQVDLQRLHLVALVGTQGRHAGGLGKEFSRSYRLRYSRDGRRWMGWKDRWGQEVISGNEDPEGVVLKDLGPPMVARLVRFYPRADRVMSVCLRVELYGCLWRDGLLSYTAPVGQTMYLSEAVYLNDSTYDGHTVGGLQYGGLGQLADGVVGLDDFRKSQELRVWPGYDYVGWSNHSFSSGYVEMEFEFDRLRAFQAMQVHCNNMHTLGARLPGGVECRFRRGPAMAWEGEPMRHNLGGNLGDPRARAVSVPLGGRVARFLQCRFLFAGPWLLFSEISFISDVVNNSSPALGGTFPPAPWWPPGPPPTNFSSLELEPRGQQPVAKAEGSPTAILIGCLVAIILLLLLIIALMLWRLHWRRLLSKAERRVLEEELTVHLSVPGDTILINNRPGPREPPPYQEPRPRGNPPHSAPCVPNGSAYSGDYMEPEKPGAPLLPPPPQNSVPHYAEADIVTLQGVTGGNTYAVPALPPGAVGDGPPRVDFPRSRLRFKEKLGEGQFGEVHLCEVDSPQDLVSLDFPLNVRKGHPLLVAVKILRPDATKNASFSLFSRNDFLKEVKIMSRLKDPNIIRLLGVCVQDDPLCMITDYMENGDLNQFLSAHQLEDKAAEGAPGDGQAAQGPTISYPMLLHVAAQIASGMRYLATLNFVHRDLATRNCLVGENFTIKIADFGMSRNLYAGDYYRVQGRAVLPIRWMAWECILMGKFTTASDVWAFGVTLWEVLMLCRAQPFGQLTDEQVIENAGEFFRDQGRQVYLSRPPACPQGLYELMLRCWSRESEQRPPFSQLHRFLAEDALNTV; encoded by the exons ATGTCACTGCCG AGatgctgcccccacccccttAGGCCCGAGGGATCAGGAGCTATGGGACCAGAGGCCCTGTCATCTTTACTGCTGCTGCTCTTGGTGGCAAGTGGAGATGCTGACATGAAGGGACATTTTGATCCTG CCAAGTGCCGCTATGCCCTGGGCATGCAGGACCGGACCATCCCAGACAGTGACATCTCTGCTTCCAGCTCCTGGTCAGATTCCACTGCCGCCCGCCACAGCAG gttggagagcagtgacGGGGATGGGGCCTGGTGCCCCGCAGGGTCGGTGTTTCCCAAGGAGGAGGAGTACTTGCAGGTGGATCTACAACGACTGCACCTGGTGGCTCTGGTGGGCACCCAGGGACGGCATGCCGGGGGCCTGGGCAAGGAGTTCTCCCGGAGCTACCGGCTGCGTTACTCCCGGGATGGTCGCCGCTGGATGGGCTGGAAGGACCGCTGGGGTCAGGAG GTGATCTCAGGCAATGAGGACCCTGAGGGAGTGGTGCTGAAGGACCTTGGGCCCCCCATGGTTGCCCGACTGGTTCGCTTCTACCCCCGGGCTGACCGGGTCATGAGCGTCTGTCTGCGGGTAGAGCTCTATGGCTGCCTCTGGAGGG ATGGACTCCTGTCTTACACCGCCCCTGTGGGGCAGACAATGTATTTATCTGAGGCCGTGTACCTCAACGACTCCACCTATGACGGACATACCGTGGGCGG ACTGCAGTATGGGGGTCTGGGCCAGCTGGCAGATGGTGTGGTGGGGCTGGATGACTTTAGGAAGAGTCAGGAGCTGCGGGTCTGGCCAGGCTATGACTATGTGGGATGGAGCAACCACAGCTTCTCCAGTGGCTATGTGGAGATGGAGTTTGAGTTTGACCGGCTGAGGGCCTTCCAGGCTATGCAG GTCCACTGTAACAACATGCACACGCTGGGAGCCCGTCTGCCTGGCGGGGTGGAATGTCGCTTCCGGCGTGGCCCTGCCATGGCCTGGGAGGGGGAGCCCATGCGCCACAACCTAGGGGGCAACCTGGGGGACCCCAGAGCCCGGGCTGTCTCAGTGCCCCTTGGCGGCCGTGTGGCTCGCTTTCTGCAGTGCCGCTTCCTCTTTGCGGGGCCCTGGTTACTCTTCAGCGAAATCTCCTTCATCTCTG ATGTGGTGAACAATTCCTCTCCGGCACTGGGAGGCACCTTCCCGCCAGCCCCCTGGTGGCCGCCTGGCCCACCTCCCACCAACTTCAGCAGCTTGG AGCTGGAGCCCAGAGGCCAGCAGCCCGTGGCCAAGGCCGAGGGGAGCCCGACCGCCATCCTCATCGGCTGCCTGGTGGCCATCATCCTGCTCCTGCTGCTCATCATTGCCCTCATGCTCTGGCGGCTGCACTGGCGCAGGCTCCTCAGCAAG GCTGAACGGAGGGTGTTGGAAGAGGAGCTGACGGTTCACCTCTCTGTCCCTGGGGACACTATCCTCATCAACAACCGCCCAGGTCCTAGAGAGCCACCCCCGTACCAGGAGCCCCGGCCTCGTGGGAATCCGCCCCACTCCGCTCCCTGTGTCCCCAATGGCTCTG CCTACAGTGGGGACTATATGGAGCCTGAGAAGCCAGGCGCCCCGcttctgcccccacctccccagaACAGCGTCCCCCATTATGCCGAGGCTGACATTGTTACCCTGCAGGGCGTCACCGGGGGCAACACCTATGCTGTGCCTGCACTGCCCCCAGGGGCAGTCGGGGATGGGCCCCCCAGAGTGGATTTCCCTCGATCTCGACTCCGCTTCAAGGAGAAGCTTGGCGAGGGCCAGTTTGGGGAG GTGCACCTGTGTGAGGTCGACAGCCCTCAAGATCTGGTTAGTCTTGATTTCCCCCTTAATGTGCGTAAGGGACACCCTTTGCTGGTAGCTGTCAAGATCTTACGGCCAGATGCCACCAAGAATGCCAG CTTCTCCTTGTTCTCCAGGAATGATTTCCTGAAAGAGGTGAAGATCATGTCGAGGCTCAAGGACCCAAACATCATTCGGCTGCTGGGCGTGTGTGTGCAGGACGACCCCCTCTGCATGATTACTGACTACATGGAGAACGGCGACCTCAACCAGTTCCTCAGTGCCCACCAGCTGGAGGACAAGGCAGCCGAGGGGGCCCCTGGGGACGGGCAGGCTGCGCAGGGGCCCACCATCAG CTACCCAATGCTGCTGCATGTGGCAGCCCAGATCGCCTCCGGCATGCGCTATCTGGCCACACTCAACTTTGTACATCGGGACCTGGCCACGCGGAACTGCCTAGTTGGGGAAAATTTCACCATCAAAATCGCAGACTTTGGCATGAGCCGGAACCTCTATGCTGGGGACTATTACCGTGTGCAGGGCCGGGCAGTGCTGCCCATCCGCTGGATGGCCTGGGAGTGCATCCTCATG GGGAAGTTCACGACTGCGAGTGACGTGTGGGCCTTTGGTGTGACCCTGTGGGAGGTGCTGATGCTCTGTAGGGCCCAGCCCTTTGGGCAGCTCACCGACGAGCAGGTCATCGAGAACGCGGGGGAGTTCTTCCGGGACCAGGGCCGGCAG GTGTACCTGTCCCGGCCGCCTGCCTGCCCGCAGGGCCTATATGAGCTGATGCTTCGGTGCTGGAGCCGGGAGTCTGAGCAGCGACCACCCTTTTCCCAGCTGCATCGGTTCCTGGCAGAGGATGCACTCAACACGGTGTGA
- the DDR1 gene encoding epithelial discoidin domain-containing receptor 1 isoform X3 translates to MSLPRCCPHPLRPEGSGAMGPEALSSLLLLLLVASGDADMKGHFDPAKCRYALGMQDRTIPDSDISASSSWSDSTAARHSRLESSDGDGAWCPAGSVFPKEEEYLQVDLQRLHLVALVGTQGRHAGGLGKEFSRSYRLRYSRDGRRWMGWKDRWGQEVISGNEDPEGVVLKDLGPPMVARLVRFYPRADRVMSVCLRVELYGCLWRDGLLSYTAPVGQTMYLSEAVYLNDSTYDGHTVGGLQYGGLGQLADGVVGLDDFRKSQELRVWPGYDYVGWSNHSFSSGYVEMEFEFDRLRAFQAMQVHCNNMHTLGARLPGGVECRFRRGPAMAWEGEPMRHNLGGNLGDPRARAVSVPLGGRVARFLQCRFLFAGPWLLFSEISFISDVVNNSSPALGGTFPPAPWWPPGPPPTNFSSLELEPRGQQPVAKAEGSPTAILIGCLVAIILLLLLIIALMLWRLHWRRLLSKAERRVLEEELTVHLSVPGDTILINNRPGPREPPPYQEPRPRGNPPHSAPCVPNGSAYSGDYMEPEKPGAPLLPPPPQNSVPHYAEADIVTLQGVTGGNTYAVPALPPGAVGDGPPRVDFPRSRLRFKEKLGEGQFGEVHLCEVDSPQDLVSLDFPLNVRKGHPLLVAVKILRPDATKNARNDFLKEVKIMSRLKDPNIIRLLGVCVQDDPLCMITDYMENGDLNQFLSAHQLEDKAAEGAPGDGQAAQGPTISYPMLLHVAAQIASGMRYLATLNFVHRDLATRNCLVGENFTIKIADFGMSRNLYAGDYYRVQGRAVLPIRWMAWECILMGKFTTASDVWAFGVTLWEVLMLCRAQPFGQLTDEQVIENAGEFFRDQGRQVYLSRPPACPQGLYELMLRCWSRESEQRPPFSQLHRFLAEDALNTV, encoded by the exons ATGTCACTGCCG AGatgctgcccccacccccttAGGCCCGAGGGATCAGGAGCTATGGGACCAGAGGCCCTGTCATCTTTACTGCTGCTGCTCTTGGTGGCAAGTGGAGATGCTGACATGAAGGGACATTTTGATCCTG CCAAGTGCCGCTATGCCCTGGGCATGCAGGACCGGACCATCCCAGACAGTGACATCTCTGCTTCCAGCTCCTGGTCAGATTCCACTGCCGCCCGCCACAGCAG gttggagagcagtgacGGGGATGGGGCCTGGTGCCCCGCAGGGTCGGTGTTTCCCAAGGAGGAGGAGTACTTGCAGGTGGATCTACAACGACTGCACCTGGTGGCTCTGGTGGGCACCCAGGGACGGCATGCCGGGGGCCTGGGCAAGGAGTTCTCCCGGAGCTACCGGCTGCGTTACTCCCGGGATGGTCGCCGCTGGATGGGCTGGAAGGACCGCTGGGGTCAGGAG GTGATCTCAGGCAATGAGGACCCTGAGGGAGTGGTGCTGAAGGACCTTGGGCCCCCCATGGTTGCCCGACTGGTTCGCTTCTACCCCCGGGCTGACCGGGTCATGAGCGTCTGTCTGCGGGTAGAGCTCTATGGCTGCCTCTGGAGGG ATGGACTCCTGTCTTACACCGCCCCTGTGGGGCAGACAATGTATTTATCTGAGGCCGTGTACCTCAACGACTCCACCTATGACGGACATACCGTGGGCGG ACTGCAGTATGGGGGTCTGGGCCAGCTGGCAGATGGTGTGGTGGGGCTGGATGACTTTAGGAAGAGTCAGGAGCTGCGGGTCTGGCCAGGCTATGACTATGTGGGATGGAGCAACCACAGCTTCTCCAGTGGCTATGTGGAGATGGAGTTTGAGTTTGACCGGCTGAGGGCCTTCCAGGCTATGCAG GTCCACTGTAACAACATGCACACGCTGGGAGCCCGTCTGCCTGGCGGGGTGGAATGTCGCTTCCGGCGTGGCCCTGCCATGGCCTGGGAGGGGGAGCCCATGCGCCACAACCTAGGGGGCAACCTGGGGGACCCCAGAGCCCGGGCTGTCTCAGTGCCCCTTGGCGGCCGTGTGGCTCGCTTTCTGCAGTGCCGCTTCCTCTTTGCGGGGCCCTGGTTACTCTTCAGCGAAATCTCCTTCATCTCTG ATGTGGTGAACAATTCCTCTCCGGCACTGGGAGGCACCTTCCCGCCAGCCCCCTGGTGGCCGCCTGGCCCACCTCCCACCAACTTCAGCAGCTTGG AGCTGGAGCCCAGAGGCCAGCAGCCCGTGGCCAAGGCCGAGGGGAGCCCGACCGCCATCCTCATCGGCTGCCTGGTGGCCATCATCCTGCTCCTGCTGCTCATCATTGCCCTCATGCTCTGGCGGCTGCACTGGCGCAGGCTCCTCAGCAAG GCTGAACGGAGGGTGTTGGAAGAGGAGCTGACGGTTCACCTCTCTGTCCCTGGGGACACTATCCTCATCAACAACCGCCCAGGTCCTAGAGAGCCACCCCCGTACCAGGAGCCCCGGCCTCGTGGGAATCCGCCCCACTCCGCTCCCTGTGTCCCCAATGGCTCTG CCTACAGTGGGGACTATATGGAGCCTGAGAAGCCAGGCGCCCCGcttctgcccccacctccccagaACAGCGTCCCCCATTATGCCGAGGCTGACATTGTTACCCTGCAGGGCGTCACCGGGGGCAACACCTATGCTGTGCCTGCACTGCCCCCAGGGGCAGTCGGGGATGGGCCCCCCAGAGTGGATTTCCCTCGATCTCGACTCCGCTTCAAGGAGAAGCTTGGCGAGGGCCAGTTTGGGGAG GTGCACCTGTGTGAGGTCGACAGCCCTCAAGATCTGGTTAGTCTTGATTTCCCCCTTAATGTGCGTAAGGGACACCCTTTGCTGGTAGCTGTCAAGATCTTACGGCCAGATGCCACCAAGAATGCCAG GAATGATTTCCTGAAAGAGGTGAAGATCATGTCGAGGCTCAAGGACCCAAACATCATTCGGCTGCTGGGCGTGTGTGTGCAGGACGACCCCCTCTGCATGATTACTGACTACATGGAGAACGGCGACCTCAACCAGTTCCTCAGTGCCCACCAGCTGGAGGACAAGGCAGCCGAGGGGGCCCCTGGGGACGGGCAGGCTGCGCAGGGGCCCACCATCAG CTACCCAATGCTGCTGCATGTGGCAGCCCAGATCGCCTCCGGCATGCGCTATCTGGCCACACTCAACTTTGTACATCGGGACCTGGCCACGCGGAACTGCCTAGTTGGGGAAAATTTCACCATCAAAATCGCAGACTTTGGCATGAGCCGGAACCTCTATGCTGGGGACTATTACCGTGTGCAGGGCCGGGCAGTGCTGCCCATCCGCTGGATGGCCTGGGAGTGCATCCTCATG GGGAAGTTCACGACTGCGAGTGACGTGTGGGCCTTTGGTGTGACCCTGTGGGAGGTGCTGATGCTCTGTAGGGCCCAGCCCTTTGGGCAGCTCACCGACGAGCAGGTCATCGAGAACGCGGGGGAGTTCTTCCGGGACCAGGGCCGGCAG GTGTACCTGTCCCGGCCGCCTGCCTGCCCGCAGGGCCTATATGAGCTGATGCTTCGGTGCTGGAGCCGGGAGTCTGAGCAGCGACCACCCTTTTCCCAGCTGCATCGGTTCCTGGCAGAGGATGCACTCAACACGGTGTGA